A region of Solanum stenotomum voucher PI 320364 plastid, complete genome DNA encodes the following proteins:
- the rps7 gene encoding ribosomal protein S7 — protein sequence MSRRGTAEKKTAKSDPIYRNRLVNMLVNRILKHGKKSLAYQIIYRAVKKIQQKTETNPLSVLRQAIRGVTPDITVKARRVGGSTHQVPIEIGSTQGKALAIRWLLAASRKRPGRNMAFKLSSELVDAAKGSGDAIRKKEETHRMAEANRAFAHFR from the coding sequence ATGTCACGTCGAGGTACTGCAGAAAAAAAAACAGCAAAATCCGATCCAATTTATCGTAATCGATTAGTTAACATGTTGGTTAACCGTATTCTGAAACACGGAAAAAAATCATTGGCTTATCAAATTATCTATCGAGCCGTGAAAAAGATTCAACAAAAGACAGAAACAAATCCACTATCCGTTTTACGTCAAGCAATACGTGGAGTAACTCCCGATATAACAGTAAAAGCAAGACGTGTAGGTGGATCGACTCATCAAGTTCCCATTGAAATAGGATCCACACAAGGAAAAGCACTTGCCATTCGTTGGTTATTAGCGGCATCCCGAAAACGTCCGGGTCGAAATATGGCTTTCAAATTAAGTTCCGAATTAGTGGATGCTGCCAAAGGGAGTGGCGATGCCATACGCAAAAAGGAAGAGACTCATAGAATGGCAGAGGCAAATAGAGCTTTTGCACATTTTCGTTAA
- the ndhF gene encoding NdhF, with the protein MEQTYEYAWIIPFIPLPVPMLIGAGLILFPTATKSFRRMWAFQSVLLLSIVMIFSIYLSIQQINSSSVYQYVWSWIINNDFSLDFGYLIDPLTSIMSILITTVGIMVLIYSDNYMAHDQGYLRFFAYMSFFSTSMLGLVTSSNLIQIYIFWELVGLCSYLLIGFWFTRPVAANACQKAFVTNRVGDFGLLLGILGFYWITGSFEFRDLFEIFNNLIYNNEVNFLFVTLCAVLLFAGAVAKSAQFPLHVWLPDAMEGPTPISALIHAATMVAAGIFLVARLLPLFRVIPYIMYLISVIGIITVLLGATLALAQKDIKRGLAYSTMSQLGYMMLALGMGSYRSALFHLITHAYSKALLFLGSGSIIHSMETIVGYSPAKSQNMGLMGGLRKHVPITKITFLLGTLSLCGIPPLACFWSKDEILNDSWLYSPIFAIIAWATAGLTAFYMFRIYLLTFEGHLNVHFQNYGGKHKTPFYSISLWGKNGVKKNSCLLTMNNNESTYFLSKTKYPIDKNGRKMTRPFMTIAHFEHKAVSSYPYESDNTMLFPIFVLGLFTLFVGAIGIPFNQEGVNLDILSKWLAPSINLLHPKSNNSQDWNEFLKDAVVSVSIAYFGIFIASFLYKPIYSSLKNLEFINSFVKKGPKRILWDKILNGIYDWSYNRAYIDAFYTRFFVGGIRGLAEFTHFFDRRVIDGMTNGVGVISFIVGEGIKYIGGGRISSYLFLYLAYVSVFLLVYYLLFST; encoded by the coding sequence ATGGAACAGACATATGAATATGCGTGGATCATACCTTTCATTCCACTTCCAGTCCCTATGTTAATAGGAGCGGGACTTATTCTTTTTCCAACGGCAACAAAAAGTTTTCGCCGTATGTGGGCTTTTCAGAGTGTTTTATTGTTAAGCATAGTCATGATTTTTTCAATCTACCTGTCTATTCAGCAAATAAATAGCAGTTCTGTTTATCAATATGTATGGTCTTGGATCATTAATAATGATTTTTCTTTAGACTTCGGATACTTGATCGACCCACTTACTTCTATTATGTCAATATTAATCACTACTGTTGGAATTATGGTTCTTATTTATAGTGATAATTATATGGCTCATGATCAAGGCTATTTGAGATTTTTTGCTTATATGAGTTTTTTCAGTACTTCCATGTTGGGATTAGTTACTAGTTCGAATTTGATACAAATTTATATTTTTTGGGAATTGGTTGGGCTGTGTTCCTATCTATTAATAGGATTTTGGTTTACACGACCCGTTGCGGCAAATGCTTGTCAAAAAGCGTTTGTAACTAATCGTGTAGGGGATTTTGGTTTATTATTAGGAATTTTAGGTTTTTATTGGATAACGGGGAGTTTCGAATTTAGAGATTTATTCGAAATATTCAATAACTTGATTTATAATAATGAGGTCAATTTTTTATTTGTTACGTTATGCGCTGTTCTCTTATTTGCCGGTGCAGTTGCTAAATCCGCCCAATTCCCCCTTCATGTATGGTTACCTGATGCCATGGAGGGGCCTACTCCTATTTCGGCTCTTATACATGCTGCTACTATGGTAGCGGCGGGAATTTTTCTTGTAGCTCGGCTTCTTCCTCTTTTCAGAGTTATACCTTACATAATGTATTTGATCTCGGTTATAGGAATAATAACAGTATTATTAGGAGCTACTTTAGCTCTTGCTCAAAAAGACATTAAGAGAGGTTTAGCCTATTCCACAATGTCTCAATTGGGTTATATGATGTTAGCTCTAGGTATGGGGTCTTATCGAAGCGCTTTATTTCATTTGATTACTCATGCTTATTCCAAAGCATTATTATTTTTAGGATCCGGATCTATTATTCATTCAATGGAAACTATTGTTGGATATTCTCCAGCTAAAAGCCAGAATATGGGTCTTATGGGAGGTTTAAGAAAACATGTACCAATTACCAAAATCACATTTTTATTAGGTACACTTTCTCTTTGTGGTATTCCACCTCTTGCTTGTTTTTGGTCCAAAGATGAAATTCTTAATGATAGTTGGTTGTATTCGCCAATTTTCGCAATAATAGCTTGGGCCACGGCGGGATTAACCGCATTTTATATGTTTCGGATCTATTTACTTACTTTTGAAGGGCATTTAAACGTTCATTTTCAAAATTATGGTGGGAAACACAAAACCCCTTTCTATTCAATATCTCTATGGGGTAAAAACGGAGTTAAGAAAAACTCTTGTTTATTAACAATGAATAATAATGAAAGTACTTATTTTTTGTCAAAAACTAAATATCCAATTGATAAAAATGGAAGAAAGATGACACGACCTTTTATGACTATTGCTCATTTTGAGCATAAAGCGGTTTCTTCCTATCCGTATGAATCGGACAATACTATGCTATTCCCAATATTTGTATTAGGGCTCTTTACTTTGTTTGTTGGAGCTATAGGAATTCCTTTCAACCAGGAAGGAGTTAATTTGGATATCTTATCGAAATGGTTAGCTCCATCTATAAATCTTTTGCATCCAAAGTCGAATAATTCGCAGGATTGGAATGAATTTTTAAAGGATGCAGTTGTTTCAGTCAGTATAGCTTATTTCGGAATATTTATAGCATCCTTTTTATATAAACCCATTTATTCTTCTTTAAAAAATTTGGAGTTCATTAACTCTTTTGTTAAAAAGGGTCCTAAGAGAATTCTGTGGGACAAAATTCTAAATGGCATATATGATTGGTCATATAATCGTGCTTACATAGATGCTTTTTATACAAGATTCTTTGTTGGTGGGATAAGAGGATTAGCTGAATTTACTCATTTTTTTGATCGACGAGTAATTGATGGGATGACTAACGGGGTTGGGGTTATTAGTTTCATTGTAGGAGAAGGTATCAAATATATAGGGGGCGGACGCATCTCTTCTTATCTTTTCTTGTATTTAGCTTATGTTTCCGTCTTTTTATTAGTTTATTACTTACTTTTTTCTACTTGA